One part of the Oryzias melastigma strain HK-1 linkage group LG21, ASM292280v2, whole genome shotgun sequence genome encodes these proteins:
- the LOC112155030 gene encoding solute carrier family 35 member F5 isoform X1, with the protein MSTPRIRVNILRVSMEWVFIMNRMSSQGSSAAQRRRMALGVLILLLVDVIWVASSELTSYIFKRQDYNKPFFSTFTKTSMFVLYLLGFLLWRPWRQQCTGTLKRRHSAFFAEAEAYFTPCTNDNTVNNRLSEPLYVPMKFQDVPSEHSDYLIHDCESSPKKQRVRFSNIMEVRQLPSTQALEAKLSRMSYLAAKDHEAMLRSVAKLTITDVAKISFFFCFVWFLANLSYQEALSGTQVAIVNILSSTSGLFTLIFASIFPSNSSDRFTLSKLLAVALSMGGVALVSISSMDSLDGNGVRGCLWSLAGAVLYAVYIVMIKRRVDREDKLDIPMFFGFVGLFNLLLLWPGFLLLHYTGFESFELPSQLVWTYILINGLIGTVLSEFLWLWGCFLTSSLIGTLALSLTIPLSILADICMQKVRFSWLFFAGALPVFISFFIAALLSHYNNWDPVLVGLRRLYSFICRKHRIQRLPEDSEQCESLIPLNTVSPSEASFLS; encoded by the exons GGTCTCAATGGAGTGGGTTTTCATCATGAACCGGATGAGCTCTCAGGGTAGCTCTGCAGCCCAGCGGAGGAGGATGGCCTTAGGGGTGTTGATACTCCTTCTGGTGGATGTTATCTGGGTGGCTTCCTCCGAGCTGACCTCA TACATTTTCAAGCGTCAGGATTacaacaaacctttttttagcacatttaCCAAGACATCAATGTTTGTGCTGTATTTGCTGGGATTCCTCCTGTGGAGGCCTTGGAGGCAACAGTGCACGGGCACGCTGAAACGCAGGCACTCTGCATTT TTTGCTGAGGCTGAGGCCTACTTTACGccctgcaccaatgacaacacTGTGAACAACCGCTTG AGTGAGCCACTGTATGTACCAATGAAGTTTCAGGATGTACCCAGCGAACACTCGGACTACTTAATACATGACTGTGAATCTT CACCAAAAAAGCAGCGGGTCCGCTTCAGTAATATTATGGAGGTGCGCCAGTTGCCGTCCACTCAAGCCCTGGAGGCCAAGCTGTCCCGCATGTCCTATCTAGCTGCCAAAGACCATGAGGCCATGCTGCGCTCTGTGGCAAAGCTAACCATCACAGATGTGGCAAAAATCagcttctttttctgctttgtg TGGTTTCTGGCTAACCTGTCATACCAGGAAGCCCTGTCAGGCACACAGGTTGctattgttaacattttgtCATCTACTTCAG GACTCTTCACACTCATCTTTGCATCCATATTTCCCAGCAACAGCAGTGACCGTTTCACCCTGTCTAAACTACTTGCAGTGGCTCTGAG CATGGGCGGTGTTGCACTTGTGAGCATCTCCAGCATGGACAGCCTTGATGGGAACGGTGTCAGAG GTTGTCTGTGGTCACTGGCTGGGGCTGTGCTGTATGCCGTCTACATTGTGATGATCAAAAGACGGGTGGATCGAGAAGACAAGCTAGACATTCCAATGTTTTTCG GGTTTGTGGGTTTGTtcaacctgctgctgctgtggccCGGCTTCCTCCTGCTTCACTACACCGGCTTCGAGTCCTTCGAGCTGCCCAGTCAACTCGTGTGGACGTACATCCTCATCAACGGCCTCATCGGAACAGTTCTTTCCGAGTTTCTCTGGCTCTG gGGCTGTTTTCTTACATCGTCTCTAATTGGGACTCTGGCCCTCAGCCTCACCATCCCACTCTCTATTCTAGCAGACATCTGCATGCAGAAG GTGCGCTTCTCCTGGTTATTTTTTGCTGGGGCGCTGCCTGTCTTTATATCCTTCTTCATCGCCGCACTATTAAGCCACTACAACAACTGGGATCCAGTATTGGTGGGGCTGAGGAGGTTATATTCTTTCATTTGCAGAAAACACCGTATTCAAAG ACTGCCAGAAGACTCTGAACAGTGTGAAAGCCTGATTCCTCTGAACACAGTCTCTCCCAGTGAAGCCAGCTTCCTTTCGTGA
- the LOC112155030 gene encoding solute carrier family 35 member F5 isoform X2: MEWVFIMNRMSSQGSSAAQRRRMALGVLILLLVDVIWVASSELTSYIFKRQDYNKPFFSTFTKTSMFVLYLLGFLLWRPWRQQCTGTLKRRHSAFFAEAEAYFTPCTNDNTVNNRLSEPLYVPMKFQDVPSEHSDYLIHDCESSPKKQRVRFSNIMEVRQLPSTQALEAKLSRMSYLAAKDHEAMLRSVAKLTITDVAKISFFFCFVWFLANLSYQEALSGTQVAIVNILSSTSGLFTLIFASIFPSNSSDRFTLSKLLAVALSMGGVALVSISSMDSLDGNGVRGCLWSLAGAVLYAVYIVMIKRRVDREDKLDIPMFFGFVGLFNLLLLWPGFLLLHYTGFESFELPSQLVWTYILINGLIGTVLSEFLWLWGCFLTSSLIGTLALSLTIPLSILADICMQKVRFSWLFFAGALPVFISFFIAALLSHYNNWDPVLVGLRRLYSFICRKHRIQRLPEDSEQCESLIPLNTVSPSEASFLS, from the exons ATGGAGTGGGTTTTCATCATGAACCGGATGAGCTCTCAGGGTAGCTCTGCAGCCCAGCGGAGGAGGATGGCCTTAGGGGTGTTGATACTCCTTCTGGTGGATGTTATCTGGGTGGCTTCCTCCGAGCTGACCTCA TACATTTTCAAGCGTCAGGATTacaacaaacctttttttagcacatttaCCAAGACATCAATGTTTGTGCTGTATTTGCTGGGATTCCTCCTGTGGAGGCCTTGGAGGCAACAGTGCACGGGCACGCTGAAACGCAGGCACTCTGCATTT TTTGCTGAGGCTGAGGCCTACTTTACGccctgcaccaatgacaacacTGTGAACAACCGCTTG AGTGAGCCACTGTATGTACCAATGAAGTTTCAGGATGTACCCAGCGAACACTCGGACTACTTAATACATGACTGTGAATCTT CACCAAAAAAGCAGCGGGTCCGCTTCAGTAATATTATGGAGGTGCGCCAGTTGCCGTCCACTCAAGCCCTGGAGGCCAAGCTGTCCCGCATGTCCTATCTAGCTGCCAAAGACCATGAGGCCATGCTGCGCTCTGTGGCAAAGCTAACCATCACAGATGTGGCAAAAATCagcttctttttctgctttgtg TGGTTTCTGGCTAACCTGTCATACCAGGAAGCCCTGTCAGGCACACAGGTTGctattgttaacattttgtCATCTACTTCAG GACTCTTCACACTCATCTTTGCATCCATATTTCCCAGCAACAGCAGTGACCGTTTCACCCTGTCTAAACTACTTGCAGTGGCTCTGAG CATGGGCGGTGTTGCACTTGTGAGCATCTCCAGCATGGACAGCCTTGATGGGAACGGTGTCAGAG GTTGTCTGTGGTCACTGGCTGGGGCTGTGCTGTATGCCGTCTACATTGTGATGATCAAAAGACGGGTGGATCGAGAAGACAAGCTAGACATTCCAATGTTTTTCG GGTTTGTGGGTTTGTtcaacctgctgctgctgtggccCGGCTTCCTCCTGCTTCACTACACCGGCTTCGAGTCCTTCGAGCTGCCCAGTCAACTCGTGTGGACGTACATCCTCATCAACGGCCTCATCGGAACAGTTCTTTCCGAGTTTCTCTGGCTCTG gGGCTGTTTTCTTACATCGTCTCTAATTGGGACTCTGGCCCTCAGCCTCACCATCCCACTCTCTATTCTAGCAGACATCTGCATGCAGAAG GTGCGCTTCTCCTGGTTATTTTTTGCTGGGGCGCTGCCTGTCTTTATATCCTTCTTCATCGCCGCACTATTAAGCCACTACAACAACTGGGATCCAGTATTGGTGGGGCTGAGGAGGTTATATTCTTTCATTTGCAGAAAACACCGTATTCAAAG ACTGCCAGAAGACTCTGAACAGTGTGAAAGCCTGATTCCTCTGAACACAGTCTCTCCCAGTGAAGCCAGCTTCCTTTCGTGA